TTACACCACATATAATTGTAGCATTTGCACCTACTGAACACCCTTTTTTTAAAAGAGTTTTTTTAAACTCTTCACGTCTTATAATAAAAGCTCTTGGGTTTGTAACATTTGTAAAAACCATAGATGGTCCTAAAAATACATCATCTTCTATTTCAACACCTTCATAAATTGAAATATTATTTTGTACTTTTACTCCATTACCTATATTAACTTTAGGTCCTACTACACAGTTTTGTCCAAAAGAACAGTTCTTTCCAATATTTGAACCAGATAGGATATGAGAAAAATGCCATATTTTTGTATCATCACCAATACTTACATTATTATCAACATATGATGATTCATGAGCAAAGAATTTAGACATATATTATCCTAATACTTTTTTACAGAAAGGATGATATTCACCTTCTAATCCAAGAGGGGTTAGTTTTCTTATCTCTGAAACTATATTTATAGAATTTCTAGCTTCATCAAGTCCAAATCCTTTGCCACTTAAGATATGCTCATAAGATCTTGTATGCAAGTTTGTAAATCCTTCAGAAAATTCAAACTCTTCACCATCAACTGTTATACTTCTAAAAGTAGTTTTTCCTGTAGCTTTTATATCTTCTGGTATATAATTATAATTTACGGACAAGAACCATCTTACATTTGCATTTTTTAGTTTCATAAATCCTGCATTTGCATCAGGATTTTTTATATGAACTATATTTTCTTCAATTGGTCCAAATATCCAAGAAAGCATATCAAAGAAGTGAACACCAATATTTGAAGCTATTCCACCTGATTTTGATTCATCACCTTTCCAAGATACAAAGTACCATTTACCTCTACTTGTTAGGTAAGTTAAATCTATATCATATATTTTATTTGGATTTTGTTCTAGTTCTTTTGATATCTTTTCTTTTAATGCTATTATTGACTCATGAAGTCTTAGTTGTAGTATATTATAAACTTTTTTGCCTGTTTCTTGTTCTATTAGTTTAAGTTGATCTATATTATGTGGATTTAGAACTAAAGGTTTTTCACAAATTCCATATGCACCACTTTTAAGTGCAAATCTAATATGAGAATCATGCAGATAATTTGGAGTAGTTATAGCAATATATTCTATTTTTTTATTTCCATCCCTATGCCATTTATCAACAAATCTATCAAATCTCTCAAATTCTGTAAAAAAAGATGCATTAGGGAAATTACTATCCATAATTCCAATACCATCATATGGATCTAATGCAGCTACTAGCTCATTTCCTGTTTCTTTTATCGCTTTCATATGTCTTGGGGCTATATAGCCACTTGCTCCTATTAGGGCAAAATTTTTTTTGTTTTGCACTTTTATAGTCTCCCATCACTATTTTTTAATATAGATTTAATATCATAAATAACTTGATTTTCATTTTTAAAAATTAAAGTTTTATATTTATCATGTGATACAGCCATTACTATTGATTCATAATCATCAAAATTCACATCATTAATTAAGTTTAAATTATATTCATGTTTTACTTCATTATTATCAGCCCAATAATCAGATACGGACACATTACACCCAAATTCTTTAAGCTCTTCTATTACATCTATTACTCTTGAATTTCTTATATCTGGACAATTTTCTTTAAATGTAATACCTAATACTAGTACTTTTGACCCTTCTATCTTATGACCTTTTTTTATCATTAGTTTTATTACTTGATTTGCAACATAAATTCCCATATTATCATTTAATCTTCTTCCCGCTAGTATAATTTCTGGATTATATCCTACTTGCTGTGCTTTATGAGTCAAATAATATGGGTCTACTCCTATACAATGTCCTCCTACTAAACCTGGTCTAAATGGTAAAAAGTTCCATTTTGTACCAGCAGCTTCTAGAACATCGTTTGTATTGATTCCTAATTTATTAAAAATAATTGCTAATTCATTTACAAATGCAATATTTATATCTCTTTGAGAGTTTTCTATTACTTTTGCTGCTTCTGCAACTTTAATAGTCGTAGCTAAATGAGTACCTGCAGTTATAATACTTGCATATAAATCATTCACTTTTTTACCAATTTCAGGAGTACTTCCAGAAGTTACTTTAAGTATTTTAGTTACTGTATGCTCTTTATCCCCTGGATTGATTCTCTCTGGAGAATATCCACAAAAGAAATCTTCATTAAATTTCATTTTTGAAATTTTTTCAAGTACTGGTACACACTCTTCTTCTGTAGCTCCTGGATAAACTGTAGATTCATAAATAACTATATCATCTTTTTTTAATACTTTTCCTATAGTTTCACTAGCTTTTATTAGTGGAGTTAAATCAGGTCTTTTATTTTTATCTATTGGCGTAGGAACAGTAACAATATAAATATTACAATCTTTGATGTCATCTATATTTAAAGAAAACTTCATACCATTTTCCAAAGCTTCTTTTACTTGACTTTCAGTTAATTCTAAAGTTCTATCATAACCAGATGATAACTCATCAATTCTCCATTGAGATATGTCAAAACCAACTACTTCATATTTTTCTGAAAAAGCATGGGCTAAAGGAAGGCCAACATACCCAAGACCTATTACGCATATTTTATCACTCATTATTTATTCTCCACATTAAAAAATTCTAAATACCAATCAATAAAATTATTAATTCCTTCTTGTATTGATGTTTCAGGTTTGTAATTTAAATCTTCAACTAAATCAGTTACATCAGCATAAGTAGCAGGAACATCTCCAGCTTGGATTGGTAGCATATTTTTTTCTATTTTCTTACCTAACTTATTTTCTATAGCTTCTATAAAATCCATAAGCTTAACAGGATTATTGTTTCCAATATTATATATCTTATAAGGTGCAGATGATGTTGAAGGTTCTTTTTTATCCCAACTTTTATTTGCTTTAGCAGGATTATCAATAACTCTTATTACTCCTTCTACAATGTCATCCACATATGTAAAATCTCTTAGCATATTTCCATTATTAAATACATCTATTGATTTTCCTTCTAAAGCAGCTTTAGTAAATAAAAAAAGTGCCATATCAGGTCTTCCCCATGGACCATACACGGTAAAAAACCTAAGTCCAGTTGTAGAAATATCAAAAAGATGAGAGTAAGTATGAGCCATAAGTTCATTTGACTTTTTACTTGCTGCATATAGAGATATTGGATGATCTACATTATGATTAGTAGAAAAAGGCAATTCTTCATTTAGTCCATAAACAGATGAACTACTAGCATATGATAGATTTTTTACATTATTATGTCTACAAGATTCAAGAATATTCATAAATCCTATAATATTACTATCCATATATGCAGCAGGATTTGTAAGAGAGTATCTAACTCCAGCTTGAGCTGCTAGATTACAAACTGCATCAAATTTTTCTTGCTCAAAAAGTTGCATCATTGCTTCTTTATCTTCAAGATTTAATTTTATAAATTTATAATTAGAATCAATCCTTG
This portion of the Arcobacter nitrofigilis DSM 7299 genome encodes:
- a CDS encoding Gfo/Idh/MocA family protein; translation: MQNKKNFALIGASGYIAPRHMKAIKETGNELVAALDPYDGIGIMDSNFPNASFFTEFERFDRFVDKWHRDGNKKIEYIAITTPNYLHDSHIRFALKSGAYGICEKPLVLNPHNIDQLKLIEQETGKKVYNILQLRLHESIIALKEKISKELEQNPNKIYDIDLTYLTSRGKWYFVSWKGDESKSGGIASNIGVHFFDMLSWIFGPIEENIVHIKNPDANAGFMKLKNANVRWFLSVNYNYIPEDIKATGKTTFRSITVDGEEFEFSEGFTNLHTRSYEHILSGKGFGLDEARNSINIVSEIRKLTPLGLEGEYHPFCKKVLG
- a CDS encoding nucleotide sugar dehydrogenase, with product MSDKICVIGLGYVGLPLAHAFSEKYEVVGFDISQWRIDELSSGYDRTLELTESQVKEALENGMKFSLNIDDIKDCNIYIVTVPTPIDKNKRPDLTPLIKASETIGKVLKKDDIVIYESTVYPGATEEECVPVLEKISKMKFNEDFFCGYSPERINPGDKEHTVTKILKVTSGSTPEIGKKVNDLYASIITAGTHLATTIKVAEAAKVIENSQRDINIAFVNELAIIFNKLGINTNDVLEAAGTKWNFLPFRPGLVGGHCIGVDPYYLTHKAQQVGYNPEIILAGRRLNDNMGIYVANQVIKLMIKKGHKIEGSKVLVLGITFKENCPDIRNSRVIDVIEELKEFGCNVSVSDYWADNNEVKHEYNLNLINDVNFDDYESIVMAVSHDKYKTLIFKNENQVIYDIKSILKNSDGRL
- a CDS encoding NAD-dependent epimerase, giving the protein MENNSELKIKNSTLLKSKKILVTGTAGFIGSHLAIKLLGRGDEVVGLDNINDYYDQNVKYGRLQRTGIIDSLEDGKKIPYGKIIISRIDSNYKFIKLNLEDKEAMMQLFEQEKFDAVCNLAAQAGVRYSLTNPAAYMDSNIIGFMNILESCRHNNVKNLSYASSSSVYGLNEELPFSTNHNVDHPISLYAASKKSNELMAHTYSHLFDISTTGLRFFTVYGPWGRPDMALFLFTKAALEGKSIDVFNNGNMLRDFTYVDDIVEGVIRVIDNPAKANKSWDKKEPSTSSAPYKIYNIGNNNPVKLMDFIEAIENKLGKKIEKNMLPIQAGDVPATYADVTDLVEDLNYKPETSIQEGINNFIDWYLEFFNVENK
- a CDS encoding acyltransferase, whose translation is MSKFFAHESSYVDNNVSIGDDTKIWHFSHILSGSNIGKNCSFGQNCVVGPKVNIGNGVKVQNNISIYEGVEIEDDVFLGPSMVFTNVTNPRAFIIRREEFKKTLLKKGCSVGANATIICGVTIGEYALIGSGAVVNKDVKPYALMVGVPAHQIGWVSKAGNTLKFDENSVAVDKFDNTKYQIKNDNLILIEE